TCGAAATGCGGGTCGAACCAGCCGGATTCGAACGGATAGCCGGCCAGTTGCAGCTCCTCCAGCACCTGCTTGAAGTCCTGCCAGACATAGTGCGGCAGCATGAAACGATCATGCAGCTGCGTACCCCAGCGCACCAGCGGCCGCTTGTACGGCTGCTCCCAGAACCAGGCGATCAGTGCCCGTACCAGCAACTGCTGGGTCAGGCTCATCAAGGGATGCGGCGGCATTTCGAAGCCGCGAAACTCGACCAGACCGAGGCGGCCCGTCGCCGATTCCGGCGCGTAGAGTTTGTCGATGCAGATTTCGGTGCGGTGGGTGTTGCCGGTCAGGTCGATCAAAAGATTGCGCAGGATGCGGTCGACCAGCCAGGGCTGGATCGCGCCGCCCGGCTCGGGAATTTCGGACAGCGCCAGTTCCACTTCGTAGAGCTGCGAATCGCGGCCTTCATCGATACGCGGATGCTGCGAGGTCGGGCCGATGAACATGCCCGAGAACAGGTAGGACAGCGAGGGATGGTTCTGCCAGAAACGGATCATGCTGGCGAGCACGTCGGGTCGCCGCAGGAACGGGCTGTCGCTCGGATGCGCGGCGCCGACCACAATGTGGTTGCCGCCGCCGGTGCCGACGGCGCGACCGTCGATCAGAAACTTCTCGGTGGTCAGGCGCGACAGCCGCGCTTCCTCGTAGATTGCCAGGGTATTTTCGCGCAGTTCGTCCCAGGAATGCGCCGGGTGGATGTTGACCTCGATCACGCCCGGGTCCGGAGTGATCTTGATCAGGTTGAGTCTGCCGTCGCTCGGCGCCGGATAACCTTCGATGCGCAGCGGCGCGCCGATTTCGGCGGCCACGTCCTCGGCGGCGGCGACCAGATCGAGAAAGTCCTCCGTGGTTTCGACCGGCGGCATGAACAGATTGATCCGGCCGTCACGCGCCTCCACCGACAGGGCGGTGCGGACGTTGCCGCCCTGGTAGTGCGCGCCCTGAGGCTCGGGTTTCGGCTGGCGCCGTTCCTCGGTGAGACGCTGTTCGCTGCGCGCATCGGGCTGACCGCGCGACTGCAGAAACGGCTGGCGCGAAGGATCGCGGTCCGGCAGCGGCGGCACCTGCCGCGTCGGGTCGGCGACCACCGCGAATGGATACTCCGTGGCCGGCAGCCACGGCAGCGCGTCCAGCGGCATGCGCAGGCCAATCGGCGAGTCGCCGGGAATCAGCAGCAGATTGCCGTTGCGGAAATTCCAGCGCTCGCTGATCCAGGGGCGGCCCGCCAGCGCCTGCCAGCGCTGCACCGGCAGCACATAGCCGCGCGGAGCGTCGAGCCCGCGTTCGAACACGCGCGACAGGCGTGCGCGCTCTTCCGGATCGCCGAGCCTGTTCTTGATCGCATCGACGTTGTTCGGCAGTAGCCGCTCGCGATGCATGTAGTAATAGGCATCCTCGTAGGCCGGCAGCACGTTCTCCGGGGCCACCGAAAGTCGCCTGGCCAGGCCGAGGATGAAGCGCTCCGCCATTTCATTGGTGGCGGATTTGGGGTCTTCCGACAGCGGCGTGGTCCACATCGGCTTGCCGTCGCCGCGCCAGTACAGCGTGTACACCCAGCGTGGCAATGATTCACCCGGATACCATTTGCCCTGGCCGTAGCTGATCAGGCCATCGGGCGCGAAGCGCTCGCGCAAGCGCAGCAGCAGGTCGTAGGCCAGTTTCTGCTTGGTCGGACCGACCGCCGCGATGTTCCATTCCTCGCCCTGCATGTCATCCAGGGAGACGAAGGTGGGTTCGCCGCCCATGGTCAGGCGCACGTCCAGTTCGTTCAGCCTGGTTTCCACCGCCGCACCGAGGGCGTCGACATCGGACCACTGCGCTTCGCGGTAGGGTTGGGTGACCCGCGGCGCCTCGTACAGGCGGCGCACATCCATGTGATGTTCGAACTCGACCTCGCATTCGTCCACGGCGCCACTGATCGGCGCGGCCGAGGCCGGCTCCGGCGTGGCCGACAGCGGGATGTGGCCCTCCGCCGTGAGCAGGCCGGAAGTCGGGTCCAAGCCGACCCAGCCGGCACCGGGGAGATAGACCTCGGTCCAGGCGTGCAGGTCGGTGAAGTCGAACTCGGCGCCGCTGGGGCCGTCCAGCGACTTCACGTCCGGCTTGAGCTGGATCAGGTAGCCGGACACGAACCGCGCCGCCAAGCCGAGATTGCGCAGGATCTGCACCAGCAACCAGGCCGAGTCGCGGCACGAGCCGGAACCGGCGGTCAAGGTTTCTTCCGGCGTCTGCACGCCGGGTTCCATGCGAATCAGGTATTTGACGTGTTGCTGCAAGGTCTGATTGATTTCGACCAGAAAGTCGATGGTCTTGTCGGCCTTGCGCGGTACCGATTTCAGGTATTTCTCAAGGCGGCGGCCGACACGCGCGGGTCTCAGGAAGGGCTTGAGATCCTCCACCAGGGCCTCGTCGTAGCGGAACGGGAACGTGTCGGCGCTCGGTTCCACGAAGAAGTCGAAGGGGTTGTACGCCGCCATTTCGGCAACGAGGTCCACGGTGACCTGGAATTTCGTGACCTTTTCCGGAAACACGACGCGCGCCTGCCAGTTGCTGTACGGATCCTGTTGCCAGTTGAGGAAGTGCGGCTCGGGTTCGATCTTGAGCGAGTACGACAACACCCGCGTCTTGGCGTGCGGCGCCGGGCGCAGACGGATGATCTGCGGCGACAGCGTGACCGGGCGGTCATAGCTGTATTCGGTACGATGCGTCAGCGCGACGTGGATGCTCATGGCGAACGTGGATTTCCGTTGCTCTGTGTGTTCGCCCGATTGGCAAGCCAAGCGGGCAGTGCGTGTGCTTCGGCGGACGATGCCTGAGCGCATTGCAAATTGTGCACCACTCGCGGCCGGTACAGTCGCTGGGCGATACTTGCATCATCACTTTAAATGAACATCATGGCTTCCAAACACGCTGCGCTTGAACTCAAGGGGCAAATGCTCTCCGTTACCCACATCAAACTGCGGGCGGCGGATACTGCGGCGGCAACGGCGCAGTTGCAGGAATGGGCGCGCCAGATGCCGGATTCGGTTGCCGGCATGCCGGTGGTGCTGGATGCCGCGGAGCCGACTGATCTTGCGGCGCTGCTGACGCCGATGCGGGAGATCGGTCTGCAACCGCTCGCGGTGCTCGAAGGTCCGCTCGGCGAGGCGGCGCGTGAACTCGGGCTGGCCGTGCTCGACGAGACCAGTCTGGGCGCCGGCCGCGCACCGCGTGCCGCACCGCCGCCGCCAGCGCCGGCCGCACACAAGCCGGCGCGCATGGCGCTGGAACCGGTGCGCTCCGGTCAGCAGATCTACGCCGAAGGCGCCGATGTGGTGGTCGTCAACAGCGTCAGCGTCGGCGCCGAGGTGATCGCCGACGGCTGCGTCCATGTCTACGGTTCTCTGCGCGGGCGCGCCATCGCTGGCGCCAGGGGTGACGAGAACGCCCGGATTTTCTGTCGGCATTTCGAAGCCGAGCTGGTGGCGGTGGCGGGTGTCTATGCCGTCGCCGAGCAGATGCAGGGTAATTTGCGCGGCAAGGCCGTGCAGGTGTTCCTGGATCGCGGCAAGCTGATGATCGAAAAGCTCGACTGACCCGAATCGAATCAAGGGAACCCGCCGGGCACCCGGTCCTAGGCGGGCCCAAACCTTTCCAAGGAGCAGCAGTGGCAAAAATCGTTGTAGTGACGTCCGGTAAAGGCGGCGTCGGCAAAACCACCACGAGTGCCTCGTTCGCCACCGGCCTGGCGTTGCGCGGCCACAAGACCGTGGTCATCGACTTCGACGTGGGTCTGCGCAATCTCGATCTGATCATGGGATGCGAGCGTCGCGTGGTCTATGACTTCGTCAATGTGATCCAGGGCGAGGCGACGCTGCGCCAGGCGCTGATCAAGGACAAGCGCATCGAAACCCTGTCGATCCTCGCCGCGAGCCAGACCCGCGACAAGGACGCGCTGTCCGAGGATGGCGTGGAGCGCGTGCTCAAGGAACTGGCCGAGGAATTCGAATTCATCATCTGCGATTCGCCGGCCGGCATCGAGAAAGGCGCGCTGATGGCGATGTATTTCGCCGATGAGGCCCTGGTCGTGACCAATCCGGAAGTCTCCTCGGTGCGTGACTCCGATCGCGTGCTGGGTCTGCTGTCGAGCAAGACCCGCAAGGCCGAAAAGGGCGAGGGCCGGATCAAGGAACATCTGGTGCTGACGCGCTACAACCCGGCGCGCGTCACCAAGGGTGAAATGCTGTCGGTGGAGGACGTCACCGACATTCTGGCGATTCCGCTGATGGGCGTGATCCCCGAGTCGCAGGCGGTATTGACCTCGTCGAACGCGGGAACCCCGGTGATCGCCGACGACACCTCGGACGCCGGCCAGGCCTACAGTGATCTGGTGGCCCGCTTCCTTGGCGAAGACAAGCCGATGCGGTTCCTGAGTGCCGACAAGAAGGGCTTGCTGGGTCGATTGTTTGGAGGCGCCTGATGGACTGGCTGAAACTATTCCGCAGTGACGACAAGAAAGGCGCGTCCGCCTCGCTGGCGCGCGAGCGGCTCAAGGTCGTGGTCATGCACCAGCGCGAAGGCCGTGCCAACGGACCCAACTGGTTGCCGAATTTGCGCGAGGAACTGCTGGGCGTGGTTCGCCGCTATATCCAGGTGGCCGACAGCGCGGTGCAGGTCAATGTGCAGCGCGAAGACGGTTGTGAAGTTCTGGAGATGAATATCGTCTTGCCGGACAAGGATTGAACTTGTCGGCAGTCAGTCGGTCGCAAATGAGGGGGCAGAGTGATCTGCCCCTTTTTCTTTTTGCGAAACAGGAGATTCAGATGCGCAAGCACCTCACTGTCGGCATCGTGCTGGCGAGCCTGGCCACCGCGCCATTGGCATTTGCCCAGCTGCAGGAACCGGCGTCGCCGCAATCACCGATGACTCAGACCCCGCAGGTCACACCCGTCAGCGAGGCGGAGATCGACCAGTTCGTTGCTTCCGCACAGGACGTGCGGCGCATCAATGCCGAAGTCCAGCCGAAGCTCAAGGCCGCCGGAGACGCCCAGGCACAGACCGAAATCAAGCAGGACGCCGCCGAGAACATGAAGGCGGCGATCGAGGACAACGGACTGAGCGTGTCGCGCTATCAGGAAATCTACCTGGCCATGCAGACCAATCCCGAGGTCGCGCAGAAGGTCCAGTCGCAGCTCAAGACGCAGTAGCCGGACCCTCGGCAGGCTTCGGCCACATGGCCTCGATCGCGCGTCGGCGATAAGCTGGCGGCTTCTGCGGAGTTCCCTGATGAAGCTGCTCGTCAATATCGATGTCGACGATCTCGGCCGGGCCGAAGCTTTCCGTTCGCAGGCGCTCGGCCGGAGCGCCCCCCGGTTCGCGAGGTCGAGACGGCCCTGTGACCCAATCGCCGGACCGAATCCCGCCTGATGCTGTGGCTGTGTCTGCATCCCACGCGATTGTCCCTGGTGGCGTTGATGCCGCCGCCCGGCCGTACGCTCGCCGTCACCGAACGCCGCGGCAGCCGCCGCTGGGTGCTGGCCTGTACCGACGAGCGCGTGACGCCCGGCACCGATCTGGCCCAGGTGCAGGCGCTGTATCCGGGCATCGAAGGGCATCCCCGCGAGCGCGAGGCGGAAGCCGAGATGTCTGAACATTGCGAACCGCTGCGGATTCACGCTCGATCAGCTGCACTACCGGTATCCGCACGAGGTCGTCGGCGCAGGACACACCGCCATCAGTTGGCTGCGCCACCTGTGCGAACAGGGCATGTCGAACCGCTGGCCCGAAGGCGTCAGTGCGCGGAATCGCCAAGGTATCGAGGACGAACTGGCGCTGATTGCGGAGCGACAGTGCGAGCATTTCTTCCTGACGGTTGAGGATGTGGTGCGCTGGGCACGCAGCCG
This sequence is a window from Banduia mediterranea. Protein-coding genes within it:
- a CDS encoding DUF2126 domain-containing protein; the encoded protein is MSIHVALTHRTEYSYDRPVTLSPQIIRLRPAPHAKTRVLSYSLKIEPEPHFLNWQQDPYSNWQARVVFPEKVTKFQVTVDLVAEMAAYNPFDFFVEPSADTFPFRYDEALVEDLKPFLRPARVGRRLEKYLKSVPRKADKTIDFLVEINQTLQQHVKYLIRMEPGVQTPEETLTAGSGSCRDSAWLLVQILRNLGLAARFVSGYLIQLKPDVKSLDGPSGAEFDFTDLHAWTEVYLPGAGWVGLDPTSGLLTAEGHIPLSATPEPASAAPISGAVDECEVEFEHHMDVRRLYEAPRVTQPYREAQWSDVDALGAAVETRLNELDVRLTMGGEPTFVSLDDMQGEEWNIAAVGPTKQKLAYDLLLRLRERFAPDGLISYGQGKWYPGESLPRWVYTLYWRGDGKPMWTTPLSEDPKSATNEMAERFILGLARRLSVAPENVLPAYEDAYYYMHRERLLPNNVDAIKNRLGDPEERARLSRVFERGLDAPRGYVLPVQRWQALAGRPWISERWNFRNGNLLLIPGDSPIGLRMPLDALPWLPATEYPFAVVADPTRQVPPLPDRDPSRQPFLQSRGQPDARSEQRLTEERRQPKPEPQGAHYQGGNVRTALSVEARDGRINLFMPPVETTEDFLDLVAAAEDVAAEIGAPLRIEGYPAPSDGRLNLIKITPDPGVIEVNIHPAHSWDELRENTLAIYEEARLSRLTTEKFLIDGRAVGTGGGNHIVVGAAHPSDSPFLRRPDVLASMIRFWQNHPSLSYLFSGMFIGPTSQHPRIDEGRDSQLYEVELALSEIPEPGGAIQPWLVDRILRNLLIDLTGNTHRTEICIDKLYAPESATGRLGLVEFRGFEMPPHPLMSLTQQLLVRALIAWFWEQPYKRPLVRWGTQLHDRFMLPHYVWQDFKQVLEELQLAGYPFESGWFDPHFEFRFPRHGSVQFGDIELELRHALEPWPVLGEEAGGGGTSRYVDSSLERLQVRASGLNGDRYWVACNGRAVPLAATGTEGESVAGVRYRAWQPWSCLHPTIGMHAPLTFDLYDTWNRRAVSGCVYHVAHPAGRNYETFPINGLEAESRRLSRFERQGQTPSYYDCAPPAVDREYPCTLDLRKRS
- the minC gene encoding septum site-determining protein MinC, giving the protein MASKHAALELKGQMLSVTHIKLRAADTAAATAQLQEWARQMPDSVAGMPVVLDAAEPTDLAALLTPMREIGLQPLAVLEGPLGEAARELGLAVLDETSLGAGRAPRAAPPPPAPAAHKPARMALEPVRSGQQIYAEGADVVVVNSVSVGAEVIADGCVHVYGSLRGRAIAGARGDENARIFCRHFEAELVAVAGVYAVAEQMQGNLRGKAVQVFLDRGKLMIEKLD
- the minD gene encoding septum site-determining protein MinD; translated protein: MAKIVVVTSGKGGVGKTTTSASFATGLALRGHKTVVIDFDVGLRNLDLIMGCERRVVYDFVNVIQGEATLRQALIKDKRIETLSILAASQTRDKDALSEDGVERVLKELAEEFEFIICDSPAGIEKGALMAMYFADEALVVTNPEVSSVRDSDRVLGLLSSKTRKAEKGEGRIKEHLVLTRYNPARVTKGEMLSVEDVTDILAIPLMGVIPESQAVLTSSNAGTPVIADDTSDAGQAYSDLVARFLGEDKPMRFLSADKKGLLGRLFGGA
- the minE gene encoding cell division topological specificity factor MinE, which codes for MDWLKLFRSDDKKGASASLARERLKVVVMHQREGRANGPNWLPNLREELLGVVRRYIQVADSAVQVNVQREDGCEVLEMNIVLPDKD
- a CDS encoding DUF4168 domain-containing protein translates to MRKHLTVGIVLASLATAPLAFAQLQEPASPQSPMTQTPQVTPVSEAEIDQFVASAQDVRRINAEVQPKLKAAGDAQAQTEIKQDAAENMKAAIEDNGLSVSRYQEIYLAMQTNPEVAQKVQSQLKTQ